One stretch of Thermanaerosceptrum fracticalcis DNA includes these proteins:
- a CDS encoding pyruvate carboxylase subunit B, translating into MAEKKHRVGITDTTLRDGHQSLLATRMKTEHMLPIAEKMDEIGFYSMEVWGGATFDTCMRFLNEDPWERLDKIRKALKKTKIQMLLRGQNLVGYKHYADDVVEEFVKKAAAHGMDIFRIFDAMNDVRNLAKAMEVAKKEGAHVQATICYTTSPVHNMEYFLKMAQDLVDLGADSFCIKDMAGILQPYAAFELVSALKKKFDLPVQMHTHYTSGMAAMMYMKAVEAGADVIDTAISTLALGTSQPATETMVATFADTPYDTGLNLVALSEIAEYFKEIRKKYKEFDVYTGGVDTNVLIYQIPGGMLSNFISQLQQQNALHRLPEVLAELPRVREDMGYPPLVTPTSQIVGAQAVLNVLMGRYKMVTNEVRAYMKGLYGATPGPVNEEIRKQIIGEEKPITGRPADHIEPQLEQARKEIGIYLQKEEDVLSYVLFPQVAKKFLEERYAAKCNVDFNMAQENEANMGAKVYPA; encoded by the coding sequence ATGGCAGAGAAAAAGCATCGTGTCGGTATAACTGACACAACCTTGCGGGATGGACACCAGTCACTCCTGGCCACCCGTATGAAAACAGAACACATGCTTCCAATTGCGGAGAAAATGGATGAGATTGGTTTTTATTCCATGGAAGTCTGGGGTGGGGCTACTTTTGATACCTGTATGAGATTTTTAAATGAAGACCCCTGGGAACGCCTGGATAAAATCAGAAAAGCATTAAAAAAGACAAAAATCCAAATGCTGCTTCGCGGACAAAATCTTGTGGGTTATAAACATTATGCCGATGATGTAGTGGAAGAATTCGTCAAAAAAGCTGCAGCCCATGGCATGGATATCTTCCGGATTTTCGATGCTATGAACGATGTGCGCAACCTGGCTAAAGCCATGGAAGTGGCCAAAAAAGAAGGAGCCCATGTCCAGGCTACGATCTGCTATACGACCAGTCCTGTACACAACATGGAGTATTTCTTGAAGATGGCGCAAGACCTCGTGGATTTGGGGGCGGACTCTTTCTGTATTAAAGACATGGCTGGAATTCTCCAGCCCTATGCCGCCTTTGAACTGGTCAGCGCCTTAAAGAAGAAGTTTGACCTGCCCGTCCAGATGCATACCCACTATACCAGCGGGATGGCAGCCATGATGTATATGAAAGCCGTAGAAGCCGGTGCTGATGTCATAGATACAGCCATCTCCACTCTGGCTTTAGGTACATCGCAGCCGGCTACAGAGACCATGGTAGCCACTTTTGCCGATACACCTTATGATACAGGACTTAACCTGGTAGCTTTGTCTGAGATTGCCGAATACTTTAAGGAGATCCGTAAGAAATACAAAGAGTTTGACGTTTATACCGGCGGTGTAGATACTAACGTCTTGATTTATCAGATTCCCGGTGGTATGCTGTCTAACTTCATTTCCCAGCTGCAGCAGCAGAATGCTTTACACCGGCTGCCCGAGGTGCTGGCGGAACTTCCCCGGGTTAGAGAAGATATGGGTTATCCTCCCCTGGTTACTCCCACCAGTCAGATTGTGGGGGCCCAGGCCGTGCTCAATGTCCTCATGGGCCGTTATAAAATGGTTACTAACGAGGTTCGTGCTTATATGAAGGGGCTTTATGGTGCTACTCCCGGTCCTGTTAACGAGGAAATCAGGAAACAGATTATCGGTGAGGAGAAACCCATCACGGGCAGACCTGCAGACCATATCGAACCCCAGTTGGAACAGGCCCGGAAAGAAATTGGGATTTACCTGCAGAAAGAGGAAGATGTTCTGTCTTATGTGCTCTTTCCCCAGGTAGCGAAAAAGTTTTTAGAAGAACGCTATGCTGCCAAATGCAATGTGGATTTTAATATGGCCCAGGAAAATGAAGCCAACATGGGAGCCAAGGTCTACCCGGCGTAA